From the genome of Denticeps clupeoides chromosome 4, fDenClu1.1, whole genome shotgun sequence, one region includes:
- the buc gene encoding bucky ball has translation MNGYTDVAKKMEDISSPSHSLGVGQPHQHAVNHTRPFFYVQPPSQPYYMYQWNMSPYGHCGFPGSALPFGRPFMTAYQYMQLPGYVVPHAPIQPIDYRRIGTPHFPTTAVSDICFRSQLEQCSVRRETSCSEAQTDPSDMIGMLTDRLDNLKTSEKPEELTGLSCERSPPTQTGCSMEEEKLGTLNSLGELSLPRTLHFANETLDAPANLQSTFTESSPAVPPIMSAQGRFDWSSFRDDCLTEKKAVSEKVCLVGAKDLKPAVDNVGSHCADKTGKPPDPDSGVYESDVVTHTRDTQATCSSFDGPGGTLGNELGNSSLTEVTADVEDLPYRILRLPCNKATTGLLEKETELLWYSDTMSNLVPRLSSFGSPFYSYYPQVELERQSVLSLSIDELSSREEVFSTDVEDLDHMSGHIYVGGRSMAQETSNLCFPGRKEEPNGHVGKEICAVCQNCVSCGMSLVDQSEERACREFSRSHPVAEELENTEHFNEEYGAELGASSKIRTLVSFDRSLKYGLKRDYCKDQFGIVDLVEQEQGPECCGHKAMARGDKNKGRSQRNAPSKPHSEKQWSERTVASNLESWGGCEGKHRPKPRKPVNGNQEQGRPMHRRASCKKFLQQKPRRKEYDDYEEADFFHFQRGRGSTKKRGTRY, from the exons ATGAATGGGTACACTGATGTGGCCAAG aaaatggaAG ACATTAGCAGTCCTTCACACTCTCTGGGAGTTGGGCAACCTCACCAACATGCAGTCAATCACACAAGACCTTTTTTCTACGTTCAGCCACCTAGTCAACCTTATTACATGTATCAGTGGAACATGTCTCCATATGGCCACTGTGGTTTTCCAGGGTCAG CTTTGCCCTTTGGACGTCCATTTATGACTGCATATCAATATATGCAGCTCCCTGGTTATGTGGTCCCACATGCGCCCATACAGCCGATCGATTACAGAAGAATCGGTACGCCTCACTTCCCAACTACTGCAGTCTCTGACATTTGTTTCCGCAGCCAACTGGAGCAGTGCAGCGTGCGGCGGGAAACGTCCTGTTCTGAGGCTCAGACAGATCCAAGCGATATGATCGGCATGCTCACTGACCGTTTAGACAATCTGAAGACCTCTGAAAAGCCAGAGGAACTGACTGGGCTGAGCTGTGAACGGTCGCCTCCAACACAAACTGGATGCTCTATGGAGGAAGAGAAGCTTGGTACATTGAACAGTCTTGGGGAGTTGTCTCTTCCTCGGACCCTCCACTTTGCTAATGAGACTCTTGATGCTCCTGCAAACCTGCAGTCAACCTTCACAGAGTCTTCACCAGCAGTACCCCCTATAATGTCTGCTCAAGGTCGCTTTGACTGGTCTTCTTTCCGTGATGACTGCTTAACTGAGAAGAAAGCTGTGTCAGAAAAAGTGTGCTTGGTTGGAGCCAAGGACCTGAAACCTGCTGTAGATAATGTAGGCAGTCACTGTGCTGATAAAACTGGAAAGCCTCCTGACCCAGACTCTGGAGTCTATGAATCTGACGTTGTGACCCACACTCGTGACACACAAGCAACCTGCAGTTCATTTGATGGTCCAGGTGGAACACTGGGGAATGAATTGGGGAATTCATCTCTGACTGAAGTGACCGCAGATGTGGAAGACCTACCCTATCGCATCCTTCGCCTCCCATGTAATAAAGCAACAACTGGCCTCctagagaaagagactgaatTACTGTGGTATTCAGACACCATGTCAAACCTGGTTCCTCGTCTGTCCTCTTTTGGGAGTCCCTTCTATAGTTACTATCCTCAAGTGGAGCTAGAGCGACAAAGTGTTCTCAGCCTGTCCATAGATGAGCTCTCCTCCAGAGAAGAGGTTTTCTCAACTGATGTCGAGGACCTTGACCACATGTCTGGACACATATATGTGGGAGGGCGGAGCATGGCTCAAGAAACGAGTAATTTGTGCTTTCCTGGCCGTAAAGAGGAACCAAATGGCCATGTTGGGAAAGAGATCTGTGCAGTTTGTCAGAACTGTGTGTCTTGTGGGATGAGTCTGGTTGATCAGAGTGAAGAGCGAGCATGCAGGGAGTTTTCACGTTCACATCCAGTGGCAGAAGAACTGGAAAACACTGAGCATTTTAATGAAGAGTATGGCGCTGAATTGGGTGCTTCAAGTAAGATTCGTACGTTGGTGTCGTTTGATCGATCGTTAAAATATGGCCTTAAAAGAGATTACTGTAAAGACCAGTTTGGGATCGTGGACTTGGTTGAGCAGGAACAAGGACCAGAGTGCTGTGGACACAAAGCAATGGCCAGAGGAGACAAGAACAAGGGCAGAAGTCAAAGGAATGCCCCATCCAAACCTCATTCTG AAAAGCAGTGGAGTGAGAGAACTGTGGCATCAAACCTGGAGAGCTGGGGAGGCTGTGAGGGAAAACACAGACCAAAGCCACGGAAGCCTGTTAATGGCAACCAAGAACAAG GGAGACCCATGCACAGAAGGGCATCCTGCAAGAAGTTTTTGCAGCAGAAGCCTAGAAGGAAAGAGTATGATGACTATGAAGAAGCCGACTTCTTCCACTTCCAGAGGGGACGAG GATCCACAAAGAAGAGAGGCACAAGATACTAA
- the gad3 gene encoding glutamate decarboxylase 1: MDSLQKLDVLNEDAVPMGQPLEDRKPSSSSAGNTSQMKYCDTRQTATNFSSVYSTDLLPTEGSEEASRHFLQEIVNILLAYMCKLFKRSTKVLDFHHPHQLKEGLEGFTLELSDQPENLEQLLVDCRDTLKYGVKTGHPRFFNQLSSGLDIIGLAGEWLTSTANTNMFTYEISPVFILMEEVVLRKMMDMLGWSNEEGDGIFCPGGTVSNLYSVLLARYHFFPEVKSRGMSAIPRLAMFTSSHSHYSIQKSAAVLGIGTENVLLVKCDERGKMIPGELESSIASAKDRGLYPFYVSATAGTTVYGAFDPLNDIADICERHGLWMHVDAAWGGGLLMSKRHRVKLQGIDRASSVTWNPHKMMGVPLQCATLLVRKKGFLQECNQLCAEYLFQPDKHYDTSYDTGDKTIQCGRHVDVFKLWLMWKAKGMEGFESQINKCLENAEYLFDKLKNRTDFLLVFESKPEHSNVCFWYLPHSLRNLPPGCERDKKLHAVAPKIKAKMMEEGLTMIGYQPLGNKVNFFRCVFSNSATQREDVDFLLDEIVRLGHDL; encoded by the exons ATGGATTCTTTACAGAAACTGG ATGTGCTGAACGAAGATGCTGTCCCCATGGGGCAGCCACTGGAAGACAGGAAGCCAAGCAGCAGCTCAGCAGGGAACACCAGCCAGATGAAATATTGTGACACCAGGCAAACTGCCACCAACTTCAGCAGTGTCTACAGTACAG ATCTGCTTCCTACGGAAGGAAGTGAAGAGGCAAGTAGGCATTTTCTGCAGGAGATAGTAAACATTCTGCTTGCCTACATGTGCAAATTGTTTAAACGGAGCACCAAGGTGCTGGACTTCCATCACCCCCACCAGCTAAAGGAAGGTCTGGAGGGCTTCACCTTGGAGCTTTCTGACCAACCAGAGAATCTTGAGCAACTCCTTGTGGACTGCCGGGACACGCTGAAATATGGAGTCAAAACAG GTCACCCACGTTTTTTCAATCAGCTGTCCTCTGGGCTGGATATTATAGGTCTTGCTGGGGAATGGCTGACCTCAACTGCCAACACAAACAT GTTTACTTATGAGATTTCACCTGTGTTCATTCTAATGGAAGAAGTAGTTCTGAGGAAAATGATGGACATGCTTGGATGGTCCAATGAGGAAGGTGATGGAATTTTCTGTCCAG gtGGGACTGTGTCAAACCTGTACAGTGTGTTACTGGCCAGGTACCACTTTTTCCCTGAAGTAAAGAGCAGGGGAATGTCAGCCATCCCTAGACTGGCAATGTTCACATCTTCACAT AGTCATTATTCCATCCAGAAGTCTGCGGCTGTCTTGGGGATTGGCACAGAGAATGTGCTGCTGGTGAAGTGTGATGAAAG GGGGAAGATGATCCCAGGTGAATTAGAGTCCAGCATCGCCAGCGCCAAAGACAGG GGTTTATACCCATTCTATGTCAGCGCCACTGCAGGAACCACTGTCTACGGCGCTTTCGACCCCTTGAATGACATTGCAGACATCTGTGAGCGTCACGGCCTGTGGATGCATGTTGAT GCAGCATGGGGTGGAGGTCTGCTGATGTCAAAGAGACATCGCGTGAAACTACAGGGCATTGACCG AGCCTCGTCTGTGACCTGGAATCCCCATAAGATGATGGGAGTTCCTCTGCAGTGCGCTACCTTACTGGTCCGGAAAAAG GGCTTCCTGCAGGAGTGTAACCAGCTGTGCGCCGAGTATCTTTTCCAACCAGACAAACACTATGACACTTCGTATGACACTGGCGACAAAACCATTCAGTGCGGAAGACATGTGGACGTGTTCAAGTTGTGGCTTATGTGGAAAGCAAAG GGGATGGAAGGTTTTGAATCACAGATCAACAAGTGCTTGGAAAATGCAGAGTACCTGTTTGACAAGCTGAAGAACAGGACTGATTTTCTGCTCGTCTTTGAAAGCAAA CCTGAGCACAGCAATGTCTGCTTCTGGTATCTTCCACACAGTTTGAGAAATTTGCCTCCAGGCTGTGAGAGGGACAAAAAGCTTCatgca GTGGCCCCAAAAATCAAAGCCAAGATGATGGAGGAAGGACTGACAATGATCGGTTACCAGCCACTTGGAAACAAAGTGAACTTCTTCAGGTGTGTCTTCTCAAATTCTGCCACCCAGAGAGAAGATGTGGACTTCCTGCTGGATGAGATTGTGCGGCTAGGCCATGATTTATAA
- the c4h5orf22 gene encoding UPF0489 protein C5orf22 homolog isoform X3 → MVHLDSHPDLLISVNMPADTVFQKEDLFSELSIENWIMPMVYAGHISHVAWLHPYWAQQIREGEHSMMVGRDSSTTTIRVTSTDDYFLSDGLYVPQSQLENPKPLQLSVIQVDPVETLWKSHSETGKSSAKKSKIEHKELEGQSRQPTSSSPGTSAPQTPGGSIANAGTSECHCQAGDGSTDRVVRSLLAAIEPSETYILDIDLDFFSCKNPFKEMYTEEEYRILQELYSFKKPAGELNEDMLCDCVDRRTRQLEDLEAAFADLLEDDSQETVERWAEKPGMSSLIRLVSILKGKTESPDYEMVHQAGLTCDYAELPHHVSGEEEIQRLLLAVELILKALPKPTLVTVSRSSLDEYCPTEQVDHIQKSMLDILESLYGSLAIHKDYGSEAVEGSSSQTS, encoded by the exons ATGGTTCATCTGGACTCGCACCCCGACCTCCTGATCTCGGTCAACATGCCCGCGGACACGGTGTTCCAGAAGGAGGACCTGTTCAG TGAACTGAGCATTGAGAACTGGATCATGCCGATGGTGTACGCCGGACACATATCACACGTTGCCTGGCTGCATCCTTACTGGGCGCAGCAGATCAGAGAGGGCGAGCACTCCATGATGGTGGGCCGAGACTCCTCCACAACCACCATCAG AGTTACCAGCACGGATGATTATTTTCTGAGCGATGGCCTCTACGTTCCACAGAGCCAACTGGAAAATCCCAAACCCCTGCAGCTGAGCGTCATCCAAGTGGATCCTGTGGAGACGCTTTGGAAGAGTCACAGTGAAACTGGGAAAAGTTCAGCCAAAAAATCCAAAATCGAGCATAAAGAACTAGAAGGCCAGTCCAGACAGCCTACCAGCAGCAGTCCTGGTACCTCTGCACCACAGACACCAGGGGGCAGCATTGCCAATGCAGGAACCTCCGAATGCCACTGTCAGGCTGGGGATGGGTCTACAGACAGAGTGGTGAGAAGTCTTCTCGCAGCTATTGAGCCGTCTGAAACCTACATCCTCGACATTGACCTGGATTTCTTTTCCTGCAAGAACCCTTTTAAGGAGATGTACACTGAG GAGGAGTATAGGATCCTGCAGGAGCTTTACAGCTTCAAAAAACCCGCTGGTGAACTGAATGAG GACATGCTGTGTGACTGTGTGGACAGGCGCACTCGTCAGCTGGAGGACCTTGAGGCTGCCTTTGCTGACCTGCTGGAGGACGACAGCCAGGAAACAGTGGAGCGCTGGGCTGAAAAACCTGG GATGAGCTCCCTGATCAGACTGGTGAGCATTCTCAAAGGCAAAACCGAGTCTCCTGACTACGAGATG GTCCATCAGGCGGGACTGACGTGTGACTACGCTGAGCTGCCCCACCATGTCAGTGGTGAGGAGGAGATTCAGCGCCTCCTCTTGGCAGTGGAGCTCATCCTGAAGGCCCTGCCCAAGCCCACCCTTGTCACAGTATCCAG GTCCAGTTTGGATGAATACTGCCCTACGGAACAGGTTGACCACATTCAGAAGAGCATGTTGGACATTTTGGAGTCGCTGTACGGCTCACTAGCTATTCATAAAGATTACGGCTCTGAAGCTGTGGAAGGCAGCTCTTCACAAACCTCATGA
- the mc4r gene encoding melanocortin receptor 4 gives MNASHFHELFLHQHRPHHSHHPPHRNGSLASLATTLNAKGDGGYSPGCYEQLLISTEVFLMLGVLSLLENTLVVAAVMKNRNLHSPMYFFICSLAVADMLVSVSNATETVVIALITGGGVHIRGGLVQGMDNLFDSMICSSLLASIWSLLAIAVDRYVTIFYALRYHTIMTRRRAGAVVCSIWTFCTASGVLFIFYSESTAVPILLIGMFFAMLAIMTSLYIHMFLMARLHMKRIAVLPGIGYQEARPVWQAANMKGAVTLTILLGVFIVCWAPFFLHLILMISCPRNPYCMCFMSHFNVYLILIMCNSVIDPLIYAFRSQEMRKTFKEIFCCWYGLTTQCVCDQLRQ, from the coding sequence ATGAATGCATCACACTTCCACGAACTTTTTCTCCATCAACACCGACCTCATCATAGCCACCATCCTCCACACAGGAATGGCAGTTTGGCATCTTTGGCCACGACTCTGAATGCTAAAGGCGATGGTGGCTATTCTCCAGGCTGCTATGAGCAGCTGCTCATCTCCACTGAGGTCTTCCTCATGCTAGGCGTGCTCAGCCTGCTGGAGAACACCCTGGTGGTGGCAGCGGTTATGAAGAATCGGAACTTGCATTCCCCCATGTACTTTTTTATTTGCAGCCTGGCGGTGGCCGACATGCTGGTCAGCGTGTCTAATGCAACCGAGACGGTGGTTATAGCACTTATTACAGGTGGTGGGGTCCACATCCGTGGGGGCCTGGTCCAGGGCATGGACAACCTCTTTGACTCCATGATCTGCAGTTCACTGTTAGCCTCTATCTGGAGCCTTTTGGCAATCGCTGTAGATCGCTACGTGACCATCTTCTACGCCCTACGTTACCACACCATCATGACGCGAAGGCGTGCTGGGGCTGTGGTCTGCTCCATTTGGACGTTTTGCACAGCTTCAGGCGTGCTCTTCATCTTCTACTCAGAGAGCACAGCTGTGCCTATTCTTCTGATCGGCATGTTCTTCGCCATGCTGGCCATTATGACGTCCCTCTACATTCACATGTTCCTGATGGCACGGCTCCACATGAAACGCATCGCTGTCCTGCCTGGCATCGGATACCAAGAAGCCCGTCCAGTGTGGCAGGCTGCCAACATGAAGGGTGCCGTCACTCTCACCATACTGCTGGGGGTGTTCATTGTGTGCTGGGCCCCCTTCTTCCTCCACCTCATCCTCATGATCTCTTGCCCAAGGAACCCTTATTGTATGTGCTTTATGTCACATTTCAACGTGTATCTCATACTAATCATGTGCAACTCTGTCATCGACCCACTCATCTACGCCTTCCGAAGTCAGGAGATGAGGAAAACCTTCAAGGAGATCTTCTGCTGCTGGTATGGGCTGACTACACAGTGTGTTTGTGATCAACTGAGACAATGA
- the c4h5orf22 gene encoding UPF0489 protein C5orf22 homolog isoform X2, translating into MSAQPPKRVYAELPVWVVEDHNDVVPHIYRAIGSRHLPVENVKMVHLDSHPDLLISVNMPADTVFQKEDLFSELSIENWIMPMVYAGHISHVAWLHPYWAQQIREGEHSMMVGRDSSTTTIRVTSTDDYFLSDGLYVPQSQLENPKPLQLSVIQVDPVETLWKSHSETGKSSAKKSKIEHKELEGQSRQPTSSSPGTSAPQTPGGSIANAGTSECHCQAGDGSTDRVNPFKEMYTEEEYRILQELYSFKKPAGELNEDMLCDCVDRRTRQLEDLEAAFADLLEDDSQETVERWAEKPGMSSLIRLVSILKGKTESPDYEMVHQAGLTCDYAELPHHVSGEEEIQRLLLAVELILKALPKPTLVTVSRSSLDEYCPTEQVDHIQKSMLDILESLYGSLAIHKDYGSEAVEGSSSQTS; encoded by the exons ATGAGCGCGCAGCCCCCGAAACGGGTTTACGCGGAGCTGCCGGTGTGGGTGGTTGAAGACCACAACGAC GTTGTACCCCACATATATCGCGCCATTGGCTCCAGGCATCTTCCCGTGGAAAACGTGAAGATGGTTCATCTGGACTCGCACCCCGACCTCCTGATCTCGGTCAACATGCCCGCGGACACGGTGTTCCAGAAGGAGGACCTGTTCAG TGAACTGAGCATTGAGAACTGGATCATGCCGATGGTGTACGCCGGACACATATCACACGTTGCCTGGCTGCATCCTTACTGGGCGCAGCAGATCAGAGAGGGCGAGCACTCCATGATGGTGGGCCGAGACTCCTCCACAACCACCATCAG AGTTACCAGCACGGATGATTATTTTCTGAGCGATGGCCTCTACGTTCCACAGAGCCAACTGGAAAATCCCAAACCCCTGCAGCTGAGCGTCATCCAAGTGGATCCTGTGGAGACGCTTTGGAAGAGTCACAGTGAAACTGGGAAAAGTTCAGCCAAAAAATCCAAAATCGAGCATAAAGAACTAGAAGGCCAGTCCAGACAGCCTACCAGCAGCAGTCCTGGTACCTCTGCACCACAGACACCAGGGGGCAGCATTGCCAATGCAGGAACCTCCGAATGCCACTGTCAGGCTGGGGATGGGTCTACAGACAGAGTG AACCCTTTTAAGGAGATGTACACTGAG GAGGAGTATAGGATCCTGCAGGAGCTTTACAGCTTCAAAAAACCCGCTGGTGAACTGAATGAG GACATGCTGTGTGACTGTGTGGACAGGCGCACTCGTCAGCTGGAGGACCTTGAGGCTGCCTTTGCTGACCTGCTGGAGGACGACAGCCAGGAAACAGTGGAGCGCTGGGCTGAAAAACCTGG GATGAGCTCCCTGATCAGACTGGTGAGCATTCTCAAAGGCAAAACCGAGTCTCCTGACTACGAGATG GTCCATCAGGCGGGACTGACGTGTGACTACGCTGAGCTGCCCCACCATGTCAGTGGTGAGGAGGAGATTCAGCGCCTCCTCTTGGCAGTGGAGCTCATCCTGAAGGCCCTGCCCAAGCCCACCCTTGTCACAGTATCCAG GTCCAGTTTGGATGAATACTGCCCTACGGAACAGGTTGACCACATTCAGAAGAGCATGTTGGACATTTTGGAGTCGCTGTACGGCTCACTAGCTATTCATAAAGATTACGGCTCTGAAGCTGTGGAAGGCAGCTCTTCACAAACCTCATGA
- the c4h5orf22 gene encoding UPF0489 protein C5orf22 homolog isoform X1 — protein sequence MSAQPPKRVYAELPVWVVEDHNDVVPHIYRAIGSRHLPVENVKMVHLDSHPDLLISVNMPADTVFQKEDLFSELSIENWIMPMVYAGHISHVAWLHPYWAQQIREGEHSMMVGRDSSTTTIRVTSTDDYFLSDGLYVPQSQLENPKPLQLSVIQVDPVETLWKSHSETGKSSAKKSKIEHKELEGQSRQPTSSSPGTSAPQTPGGSIANAGTSECHCQAGDGSTDRVVRSLLAAIEPSETYILDIDLDFFSCKNPFKEMYTEEEYRILQELYSFKKPAGELNEDMLCDCVDRRTRQLEDLEAAFADLLEDDSQETVERWAEKPGMSSLIRLVSILKGKTESPDYEMVHQAGLTCDYAELPHHVSGEEEIQRLLLAVELILKALPKPTLVTVSRSSLDEYCPTEQVDHIQKSMLDILESLYGSLAIHKDYGSEAVEGSSSQTS from the exons ATGAGCGCGCAGCCCCCGAAACGGGTTTACGCGGAGCTGCCGGTGTGGGTGGTTGAAGACCACAACGAC GTTGTACCCCACATATATCGCGCCATTGGCTCCAGGCATCTTCCCGTGGAAAACGTGAAGATGGTTCATCTGGACTCGCACCCCGACCTCCTGATCTCGGTCAACATGCCCGCGGACACGGTGTTCCAGAAGGAGGACCTGTTCAG TGAACTGAGCATTGAGAACTGGATCATGCCGATGGTGTACGCCGGACACATATCACACGTTGCCTGGCTGCATCCTTACTGGGCGCAGCAGATCAGAGAGGGCGAGCACTCCATGATGGTGGGCCGAGACTCCTCCACAACCACCATCAG AGTTACCAGCACGGATGATTATTTTCTGAGCGATGGCCTCTACGTTCCACAGAGCCAACTGGAAAATCCCAAACCCCTGCAGCTGAGCGTCATCCAAGTGGATCCTGTGGAGACGCTTTGGAAGAGTCACAGTGAAACTGGGAAAAGTTCAGCCAAAAAATCCAAAATCGAGCATAAAGAACTAGAAGGCCAGTCCAGACAGCCTACCAGCAGCAGTCCTGGTACCTCTGCACCACAGACACCAGGGGGCAGCATTGCCAATGCAGGAACCTCCGAATGCCACTGTCAGGCTGGGGATGGGTCTACAGACAGAGTGGTGAGAAGTCTTCTCGCAGCTATTGAGCCGTCTGAAACCTACATCCTCGACATTGACCTGGATTTCTTTTCCTGCAAGAACCCTTTTAAGGAGATGTACACTGAG GAGGAGTATAGGATCCTGCAGGAGCTTTACAGCTTCAAAAAACCCGCTGGTGAACTGAATGAG GACATGCTGTGTGACTGTGTGGACAGGCGCACTCGTCAGCTGGAGGACCTTGAGGCTGCCTTTGCTGACCTGCTGGAGGACGACAGCCAGGAAACAGTGGAGCGCTGGGCTGAAAAACCTGG GATGAGCTCCCTGATCAGACTGGTGAGCATTCTCAAAGGCAAAACCGAGTCTCCTGACTACGAGATG GTCCATCAGGCGGGACTGACGTGTGACTACGCTGAGCTGCCCCACCATGTCAGTGGTGAGGAGGAGATTCAGCGCCTCCTCTTGGCAGTGGAGCTCATCCTGAAGGCCCTGCCCAAGCCCACCCTTGTCACAGTATCCAG GTCCAGTTTGGATGAATACTGCCCTACGGAACAGGTTGACCACATTCAGAAGAGCATGTTGGACATTTTGGAGTCGCTGTACGGCTCACTAGCTATTCATAAAGATTACGGCTCTGAAGCTGTGGAAGGCAGCTCTTCACAAACCTCATGA
- the c4h5orf22 gene encoding UPF0489 protein C5orf22 homolog isoform X4 gives MPMVYAGHISHVAWLHPYWAQQIREGEHSMMVGRDSSTTTIRVTSTDDYFLSDGLYVPQSQLENPKPLQLSVIQVDPVETLWKSHSETGKSSAKKSKIEHKELEGQSRQPTSSSPGTSAPQTPGGSIANAGTSECHCQAGDGSTDRVVRSLLAAIEPSETYILDIDLDFFSCKNPFKEMYTEEEYRILQELYSFKKPAGELNEDMLCDCVDRRTRQLEDLEAAFADLLEDDSQETVERWAEKPGMSSLIRLVSILKGKTESPDYEMVHQAGLTCDYAELPHHVSGEEEIQRLLLAVELILKALPKPTLVTVSRSSLDEYCPTEQVDHIQKSMLDILESLYGSLAIHKDYGSEAVEGSSSQTS, from the exons ATGCCGATGGTGTACGCCGGACACATATCACACGTTGCCTGGCTGCATCCTTACTGGGCGCAGCAGATCAGAGAGGGCGAGCACTCCATGATGGTGGGCCGAGACTCCTCCACAACCACCATCAG AGTTACCAGCACGGATGATTATTTTCTGAGCGATGGCCTCTACGTTCCACAGAGCCAACTGGAAAATCCCAAACCCCTGCAGCTGAGCGTCATCCAAGTGGATCCTGTGGAGACGCTTTGGAAGAGTCACAGTGAAACTGGGAAAAGTTCAGCCAAAAAATCCAAAATCGAGCATAAAGAACTAGAAGGCCAGTCCAGACAGCCTACCAGCAGCAGTCCTGGTACCTCTGCACCACAGACACCAGGGGGCAGCATTGCCAATGCAGGAACCTCCGAATGCCACTGTCAGGCTGGGGATGGGTCTACAGACAGAGTGGTGAGAAGTCTTCTCGCAGCTATTGAGCCGTCTGAAACCTACATCCTCGACATTGACCTGGATTTCTTTTCCTGCAAGAACCCTTTTAAGGAGATGTACACTGAG GAGGAGTATAGGATCCTGCAGGAGCTTTACAGCTTCAAAAAACCCGCTGGTGAACTGAATGAG GACATGCTGTGTGACTGTGTGGACAGGCGCACTCGTCAGCTGGAGGACCTTGAGGCTGCCTTTGCTGACCTGCTGGAGGACGACAGCCAGGAAACAGTGGAGCGCTGGGCTGAAAAACCTGG GATGAGCTCCCTGATCAGACTGGTGAGCATTCTCAAAGGCAAAACCGAGTCTCCTGACTACGAGATG GTCCATCAGGCGGGACTGACGTGTGACTACGCTGAGCTGCCCCACCATGTCAGTGGTGAGGAGGAGATTCAGCGCCTCCTCTTGGCAGTGGAGCTCATCCTGAAGGCCCTGCCCAAGCCCACCCTTGTCACAGTATCCAG GTCCAGTTTGGATGAATACTGCCCTACGGAACAGGTTGACCACATTCAGAAGAGCATGTTGGACATTTTGGAGTCGCTGTACGGCTCACTAGCTATTCATAAAGATTACGGCTCTGAAGCTGTGGAAGGCAGCTCTTCACAAACCTCATGA
- the rnf152 gene encoding E3 ubiquitin-protein ligase rnf152, translating into MGSVWEDSQWECQICCNRYSHQRALKPLGCQHVCCSACLTQIRKGQNKIRCPWCRCVTDLASGLSESQLSDDPRTITLQGNRNSPADFTHTVAHLPSHDDHLSLDNEVPLLWGEFMSTLRADGQLKDVTTVTVSHWGMLGSEERRGQMKEDGRAPKRSLWTNVCTMMLVAFLLFFLLGVILHNVFCVPKRFTIISCG; encoded by the coding sequence ATGGGGAGCGTGTGGGAGGACTCACAGTGGGAGTGTCAGATCTGCTGTAACCGCTACAGCCATCAGAGGGCGCTAAAGCCCCTGGGCTGCCAGCATGTCTGTTGTTCAGCATGTTTGACTCAGATAAGAAAGGGCCAGAATAAGATCAGATGCCCATGGTGTCGGTGTGTTACAGACCTAGCCAGTGGCCTCTCAGAGTCCCAGCTCTCAGATGACCCACGGACCATCACCCTTCAGGGCAACAGAAATTCTCCTGCAGATTTTACACACACCGTTGCACACTTACCCAGTCACGATGACCACTTGTCACTGGACAATGAGGTTCCATTGTTGTGGGGAGAGTTCATGTCCACGCTGAGAGCAGATGGACAGCTGAAAGATGTCACTACGGTGACAGTTTCTCATTGGGGGATGCTGGGCTCTGAGGAACGTAGAGGACAGATGAAAGAAGATGGTCGGGCACCTAAACGGTCACTCTGGACAAATGTTTGTACTATGATGCTTGTTGCCTTTCTCCTATTCTTCCTCCTGGGTGTCATCCTGCACAATGTGTTCTGTGTCCCCAAACGTTTCACCATCATATCCTGTGGATAA